GTGACATTTCCTACCGGCGAGTAGCGTCATGGCCGCGACTGTACCGGCACCCGCGGCGGGCGCCGGAGCCGGTCCACGGACACTGGTCCGGGCACCGGTTCAGGCGCGCGGGCGCGGGCTCCGGTTCAGCCGACGGTGAGCGTGCCGTGCATGAACGGATGGATCGTGCAGATGTAGGGGTGGTCGCCGGTGCCCGACGGGACGGTGAAGGTCGCCGTGGCGCCGGGCTGGATCGTCCCGGTGTCGAAGGACTTGTCGGTCGCGGTGAGCGTGTGCGCGGTGGTGTCCGCGTTGACGACCGTCACCGTCTCCCCCGCGTGCACCGTGGCCGCGTCCGGGCCGAACTTGAAGTTGCTGATGGTGATCTTCAGGGCGCCCGTCGAAGCCGAACCGGAGCCGCTCGGCGCCGCGCTGCCCGCGGCGGAGCCGGAAGGAGCGCCGGACGGCGCGGCAGCACTGCTGCTCGCCGACGGCGAGGCGGCCTGGGCCGAGGTGACGGGGGCCGGGGTGGCGGGCGCGCCGCCACCCGAACTGCTGGAGCACGCGCCGGCCGTGAGGGCCAGCAGTGCGACACCGATGGCGAGGCGCAGGCGGATGGTCGTCACAGTCGGGAGCCGTTCGTGGAGGGGGATCCGGGCGGTCCGGCGCCGGACCGCGGTGTCCACTCTCGGGGCCGACCCCCGCCGGTGGGCGGCCGGCAGGGCCGAGCCGGCCCCTGGTTCACCCGCACGGGCGGGTACGCTCCGCCGAACGGCCCACCGCCCGGCATCGACCGGGCCCACGGTCCATCCGGACATGTGGGCATTCGGACATGCGGTGCGCCCGGAAATCCGTTGGCGGGCCGGCCCGGCGGCCGCCATCCTGGCCGCATGCCGATCAGGGAAGCCACCGCCGCGGACTGGCCCGCCGTCTGGCCGTTCTTCCGCACCGTCATCGCGGCGGGCGAGACCTTCACCTATCCACCGGACCTCGACGAACAGCAGGGCCGCGACTGGTGGCTCCTGCCACCGCCGAACCGCACCGTCGTCGCCCTCGACGACGCCGGGACGGTCGTGGGCACCGCCAAGATGAACACCAATCAGCAGGGCAACGGCTCGCACGTGGCCAGCGCGAGCTACCTGGTCGACCCGGCCCACGCGGGCCGGGGCGTGGGCCGGGCGCTGGTCGAGTACACGCTGGCGTGGGCAAGGGAGCACGGCTACCGCGCGATGCAGTTCAACGCGGTCGTCGAGACCAACGTCCACGCGGTCCACCTGTACCGCTCGCTCGGCTTCGCGGTGATCGGCACCGTACCGGAGGGGTTCCGGCACCCGTCCCGGGGCTACGTCGGACTGCACGTCATGCACCGCACGCTGTAGGCCCCGGGACACCGGCCGCCGGGCCGGAGCCCGGCCGGCTCAGCCCTCGGTCGACCTCGCCCAGAGGTTGAGGTCGGCGTCGGTGGCGTACTTGTCGATCTCCACGAGCTCCTCGGCGGTGAGCGGCGCGCTCCGCACCGCCGCGACGTTGCTCTCCAGCTGCGCCACCGAGGAGGCGCCGATCAGCGCGGAGGTCATCCGCGGGTCGCGCAGCAGCCACGTCAGGGCGAGCTGGGCCAGCGACTGACCCCGCCCGGCGGCGATCTCGTTGAGCGCGGTCAGCTTGCCGAGGGTCGCCTCGGTGAGGGTGGCCGGGTCCAGTGACTTGCCCTGCGCCGCCCGGGATCCCGCCGGAATCCCCTTCAGGTAGCGATCGGTCAGGATGCCCTGGGAGAGCGGCGCGAAGCCGATGCAGCCCGCCCCCTCGGCCTCCAGGACGTCGAGCAGCCCGTCGACCTCGATCCAGCGGTTGAGCATCGAGTACGACGGCTGGTGGATCAGCAGCGGCACGCCCAGGTCACGCAGGATGGCAGCGGCCTCCCGGGTCTTCTCCGCGTTGTAGGAGGAGATGCCGGCGTACAGCGCCTTGCCCTGCCGGACGGCCGACGCCAGCGCCCCCATGGTCTCCTCGAGCGGGGTCTGCGGGTCGAACCGGTGGGAGTAGAAGATGTCGACGTAGTCGAGGCCCATCCGGCGCAGCGACTGGTCGAGGCTGGCCGTGAGGTACTTCCGCGAGCCCCATTCGCCGTACGGGCCGGGCCACATGTCGTAGCCGGCCTTGGTCGAGATGACCAGCTCGTCCCGGTACGGGGCGAAGTCCGCGGCCAGGTGCCGGCCGAAGTTGGCCTCCGCGGAGCCGTACGGCGGGCCGTAGTTGTTGGCGAGGTCGAAGTGGGTGATGCCGAGGTCGAAGGCGCGGCGCAGGATGGCGCGCTGGGAGTCCAGCGTGCGGTCGTCGCCGAAGTTGTGCCAGAGCCCGAGCGAGATCTCCGGAAGCTGGAGTCCGCTGCGGCCGCTGCGGCGGTAGGGCATGGAACCGTTGTAGCGGGCGTCGTCGGCCCGGTACGGAGCGGGAGTCATCAGATCCTCCAGAAGAAAATTGTTTTCCGTATGAACAATATGAGGAATCCCGACGTCCCGCCACGCCGACCCGGCCGCCCGGGGGCGACCGCGTCGGTCGGCCGCCCCCGTCGGCGCCGGTCGGCCCCGACGTCAGAAGGCGATGCGGACCTTGAGGGCGGTGCGGTTGTCCATCTCCCGGTAGCCGTCGGGCACCCCGTCCAGGCCGACCGTCCGGTCGAAGACCAGGCCCGGGTCGATCGCACCGGACAGCACGTCCGGCAGCAGCTCCGGGATGTACGCCCGGGCCGGCGCCACCCCGCCGCGCAGCGAGACGTTGCGGCCGAACATCTGGCCGATGTCGACGCCGGCACTGCCGCCGTGCGGGACCCCGACGTAGCCGACCGCGCCGCCGTCACGGGCGATCGAGATCGCGGTGCGCATCGACTCCTCCGTGCCCACCGCCTCCAGGACGGCGTGCGCGCCCTGCCCGCCGGTCAGCTCCCTCACCGCCTCGATCGCCGCCTCACCGCGCTCGGCCACCACGTCGGTGGCACCGAACGCCCGCGCGATCGCGGTACGCGCCTCGTGCCGCCCCAGCGCGATGATCCGGCCCGCACCCAGCCGGTGCGCGGCCAGCACCCCGCACAGCCCCACCGCACCGTCGCCGACCACCGCCACCGTCGCCCCTGGCCGCACCCCGGCCGTCACCGCCGCATGATGCCCCGTGCTCATCACGTCCGACAGCGCCAGCAGCCCCGGCAGCAGCTTCTCCTCACCCACCGCGTCCTTCGGCAGCGCCACCAGCGTGCCGTCCGCGAACGGCACCCGCACTGCCTCGCCCTGCCCGCCGTCCGACCCCACCTCGCCCCAGAACCCGCCCTCCGGACACGACGTGTGCAACCCCTCACGACAGAAGTCGCACGTCCCGTCCGACCACACGAACGGCGCCACCACGAAATCACCCGGCCGGAACCCCCGCACCTGAGCGCCGACCTCCTCCACCACACCCAGGAACTCGTGACCGATCCGCTGACCCGCCACCCGCGACGCCACCCCCCGGTACGCCCACAGGTCACTGCCGCAGATACAGGCGTTCACCACCCGCACCACCGCATCCGTCGGACGCCGCACCGCGGCATCCGGCACCTCCTCGATCCGGATGTCGTTCGGGCCGTGGATCACGGTGGCACGCACAAGAAGCTCCTGGAGGATCGGGGTCGGGTCGGCGGCGGTCGGCCGCCTGCCGCCATGCTGCTTCCCGGACGGGCCACTCGTCCAGCTACATCATCTTCAGCTCGGCATTAAGCTCGCCTTATGCTCGATGTCAGACGGCTCGTCCTCCTCCGCGACCTTGCCGACCACGGCACCGTGACGGCGGTCGCGGAGCTGCACCGTGTCACCCCGTCCGCGGTCTCCCAGCAGCTGCGCCTGTTGGAGGAGGAGACCGGCAGCCGCCTGCTGGAGCGCACGGGCCGGGCCGTCCACCTCACGGCGGCCGGACACCGGCTGGCCGAGGACACCCAGGACGTCCTGGCCGCGCTGGAACGCGCCCGCTCCCGCCTCCACCTCGGCGAGGCGAACCCGACCGGCGCCTTCCGCATCGCCTGCTTCCCGAGCGCGCTCTCCCCGCTGGCCGCCCCGCTCGCCCGGGCCCTGGAGACCGTGCACCCCGGGCTCCAGCCGCACATCACGGAGGCCGAACCCGAGGCCGCCGTCCGCCTGCTGCTGCAGCGCCGGGTGGACACAGCGCTGCTGTACCGGTACACCAACCTGGCGCCGCCCTCGCACACCGGTGTCGAGACCCACCCGGTGCGCACCGACCCGCTCGTCGCCGTCCTGCGGACGGACCACCCGGCCGCGGCCGGGAGCGGCCGCCCGGTCGAGCTGTCGCAGCTCAAGGACAGCCCGTGGATCGCCGCCCCGGCGCAGTCCGCCTGCGGTCAGGCCGTGCTGCACGCCTGCCGGTCCGCAGGCTTCACCCCCGAGGTGCGGCACACCTGCTCGGACTTCGCCGCCATGCTCGCGCTCGCGGCGAGCGGCGGGCAGGTGGCCCTCGTCCCACTGATGGCCGTCGCCGCGCTGCCGCCCTCGCTCACCGCACGCCCGGTGGCGGACGGCCGACTGGCCCGCGAGGTGGAGGCGGCCGTCCGGCCCGGCACGGCCCGGGAGCCCGCGGTGGCGGCCTGCCTCCGCGCACTGCGCGACCTGCACGTGCCTGCCACGGCACCGTCGACCTGACCGCACCCCCGTATCCAACTCCTCGGGCCATCCGCAGTCGGGAGTCGGCGAACAGCGTCCGGGTGTCGGGCGTCAAGGAACCGTCAGGGAGTCCCTCAGGCAGTCAACGAGACGTCAGGAGCGCGGATCCGGGCGCGCCGAGGACTAGCGTCGCCGAGCAAGGCCCCGACTGTCCGCCCGGCCGGACGTTCCGCACCGGCGGGCACCACATCCCGTCGAAGGAGGAAGCGATGCTCCTGCACTACCCCCGGGTCTCCCGCATCCACGCGACCGGATCCGCCGCCACTCGCGGCGGCGTACACCCGGGCACCGTCCATCACCCGGTGCCCGCCCCGACCACCGGGAGCGGCGTGGCCGTCGACCGCGGCCGGCGGACCGTCACGGTGGACGGGCGCCCGCTGTCGCTCACCTACCTCGAGTTCGAGCTCCTCGCCCACCTGGTCGGCCACCCCCAGCAGGTCTTCACCCGCCGCCAGCTCATGACCGTGGTCTGGGGCCAGACGGCGTACGGGGACGTCCGCACGGTCGACGTCCACATCGCCCGGCTGCGCCGCAAACTGGGGCCGGTGCACCGGGACGGGATCGTCACCGTCCGACAGGTCGGCTACCGGTTCGACCCCCGGGCCGCAGCCGCGGGTCCCGGCTGACCGCGGCCCGGGCCACCGCTTCGATCGCCGGGGAGGCTGATCTCGGGGGTCTGCTCATCGGCAATGCCGACGGATTCCGGGGCCCGAACGTCTCCTCGGCCCCGGAACGACGGGCCACCTGTCGACGGCGCCCGTTCACGACGTTTCGGGTCCCATGAGCCCGGCGCCTTCGGCTCAGCTCCCGGCTGCCGTACGGGTGAAGACGTGCGAGCGGCCGATCGGGGTGAAGCCTCGGCGGGCGTACCAGCCGCTCGGCCAGTCGTCGGGGTCGGCGAGGAGGAAGACCAGACCGTAGCCGGATGCGCGCTGCAGGGCGGTGGCAAGCACGGTGTCCGCGTGGCCGCGCCGGACATGACTGTCGGCGGTGACGACGTCCTCGATCTGGGCGATCCCGTGGGCCGCGTCGAGGTAGGTGTCGGCCCAGGCGCAGACGGTGCCGTTCTCGTCGCGGACGGCGAGGAAGTGGACCTGGTCGGCGCCGCGGAGCCGGGCCGTTCGACGGTCGGCGAGCTGGTGGATCACGGCATCCTCGGCCCGGGGCATCCAGATGCGGAGCTGGCGCGCCACGGCAGTTCGCAGGTCCGCGACGGAGACCGTCTCCGCGGGTGGGACAGCGGCGGTGTGCGCGCCGGAGTGGGTCATGACGAGCTCGGTCTCGTGTGCGTAGCCGGCTGCGGTGAGGGCCGGCGCGCAGGCGGCGCCGACGGCCTCGTCGAGGATCGTGATCCGGCGGTGGCGCAGGTGGCCGAGTGCGTTGTCGGCCAGAGCGGGAAGGTCGTGGGGAGCCGTCGGCCCCTCGATGACCAGCTGGTTGTGTTCGTGGGAGGCCGGGTACTCCTGGTCCAGGACCACCACGCCGCCGGGAATCTCGGTCACCGCGGCGG
The Kitasatospora paranensis genome window above contains:
- a CDS encoding cupredoxin domain-containing protein → MTTIRLRLAIGVALLALTAGACSSSSGGGAPATPAPVTSAQAASPSASSSAAAPSGAPSGSAAGSAAPSGSGSASTGALKITISNFKFGPDAATVHAGETVTVVNADTTAHTLTATDKSFDTGTIQPGATATFTVPSGTGDHPYICTIHPFMHGTLTVG
- a CDS encoding GNAT family N-acetyltransferase yields the protein MPIREATAADWPAVWPFFRTVIAAGETFTYPPDLDEQQGRDWWLLPPPNRTVVALDDAGTVVGTAKMNTNQQGNGSHVASASYLVDPAHAGRGVGRALVEYTLAWAREHGYRAMQFNAVVETNVHAVHLYRSLGFAVIGTVPEGFRHPSRGYVGLHVMHRTL
- the mgrA gene encoding L-glyceraldehyde 3-phosphate reductase; this encodes MTPAPYRADDARYNGSMPYRRSGRSGLQLPEISLGLWHNFGDDRTLDSQRAILRRAFDLGITHFDLANNYGPPYGSAEANFGRHLAADFAPYRDELVISTKAGYDMWPGPYGEWGSRKYLTASLDQSLRRMGLDYVDIFYSHRFDPQTPLEETMGALASAVRQGKALYAGISSYNAEKTREAAAILRDLGVPLLIHQPSYSMLNRWIEVDGLLDVLEAEGAGCIGFAPLSQGILTDRYLKGIPAGSRAAQGKSLDPATLTEATLGKLTALNEIAAGRGQSLAQLALTWLLRDPRMTSALIGASSVAQLESNVAAVRSAPLTAEELVEIDKYATDADLNLWARSTEG
- a CDS encoding zinc-dependent alcohol dehydrogenase family protein, which translates into the protein MRATVIHGPNDIRIEEVPDAAVRRPTDAVVRVVNACICGSDLWAYRGVASRVAGQRIGHEFLGVVEEVGAQVRGFRPGDFVVAPFVWSDGTCDFCREGLHTSCPEGGFWGEVGSDGGQGEAVRVPFADGTLVALPKDAVGEEKLLPGLLALSDVMSTGHHAAVTAGVRPGATVAVVGDGAVGLCGVLAAHRLGAGRIIALGRHEARTAIARAFGATDVVAERGEAAIEAVRELTGGQGAHAVLEAVGTEESMRTAISIARDGGAVGYVGVPHGGSAGVDIGQMFGRNVSLRGGVAPARAYIPELLPDVLSGAIDPGLVFDRTVGLDGVPDGYREMDNRTALKVRIAF
- a CDS encoding LysR family transcriptional regulator; protein product: MLDVRRLVLLRDLADHGTVTAVAELHRVTPSAVSQQLRLLEEETGSRLLERTGRAVHLTAAGHRLAEDTQDVLAALERARSRLHLGEANPTGAFRIACFPSALSPLAAPLARALETVHPGLQPHITEAEPEAAVRLLLQRRVDTALLYRYTNLAPPSHTGVETHPVRTDPLVAVLRTDHPAAAGSGRPVELSQLKDSPWIAAPAQSACGQAVLHACRSAGFTPEVRHTCSDFAAMLALAASGGQVALVPLMAVAALPPSLTARPVADGRLAREVEAAVRPGTAREPAVAACLRALRDLHVPATAPST
- a CDS encoding winged helix-turn-helix domain-containing protein translates to MLLHYPRVSRIHATGSAATRGGVHPGTVHHPVPAPTTGSGVAVDRGRRTVTVDGRPLSLTYLEFELLAHLVGHPQQVFTRRQLMTVVWGQTAYGDVRTVDVHIARLRRKLGPVHRDGIVTVRQVGYRFDPRAAAAGPG
- a CDS encoding GNAT family N-acetyltransferase: MTEIPGGVVVLDQEYPASHEHNQLVIEGPTAPHDLPALADNALGHLRHRRITILDEAVGAACAPALTAAGYAHETELVMTHSGAHTAAVPPAETVSVADLRTAVARQLRIWMPRAEDAVIHQLADRRTARLRGADQVHFLAVRDENGTVCAWADTYLDAAHGIAQIEDVVTADSHVRRGHADTVLATALQRASGYGLVFLLADPDDWPSGWYARRGFTPIGRSHVFTRTAAGS